From a single Helicovermis profundi genomic region:
- a CDS encoding MFS transporter yields the protein MQNDYELIKKDKLIWKFSFYGLLKNLKFFEPYLIIFLLGLNYSLFTIGLLYSVREIITYIFEIPSGIIADNYGKKKELMICFVFYIISFILFFIGSNIYIVASAFIFYGLGEAFRSGTHKAMIYSYLERKDWFHHKTYVYGRTRSFSLLGSSLSAFVSIIFVFNIPSLRWIFLICILPYIADFFLIFSYPNYLNEKVKNEFNLSDFFKESAGSIKSIFKNNKLRVILISSSFYDAIFKSIKDYIQPILKVIIIGSFITSDINIKDAKLKIYLGIIYGIFYIVSSFASKNVYRITNKINSTRLMELSFDLMGILSLIIFFGMKMNSLLFVVAVFFILYVLKDSRRPIFVDVCGDNMKKTERATVLSIDSQIKSLFVIILAPLFGFIADNYSINILFLIIGIFILVFNRFLKIDKR from the coding sequence ATGCAAAACGATTATGAATTAATAAAAAAAGACAAATTAATATGGAAATTTTCTTTTTATGGACTATTAAAAAATCTAAAATTTTTTGAACCATATTTAATTATATTTTTACTAGGTTTAAATTATTCGCTTTTTACTATTGGTTTATTGTACTCTGTACGTGAAATAATAACATACATTTTCGAAATTCCATCTGGAATTATTGCTGATAATTATGGTAAGAAAAAAGAATTAATGATATGTTTTGTTTTTTATATTATTTCATTTATTTTATTCTTTATAGGAAGCAATATATATATTGTTGCATCTGCTTTTATATTTTACGGACTTGGTGAAGCTTTTAGATCAGGAACACATAAGGCAATGATTTACTCATACCTTGAAAGAAAAGATTGGTTTCACCATAAAACATATGTTTATGGAAGAACCAGATCTTTTTCTTTACTAGGTTCTTCTTTATCAGCATTTGTGTCTATTATATTTGTTTTTAATATTCCTTCTTTAAGGTGGATATTTTTAATATGTATTTTACCATATATTGCAGATTTCTTTCTTATTTTTTCCTATCCAAATTATTTAAATGAAAAAGTTAAAAATGAATTTAATTTAAGTGATTTTTTTAAAGAGAGTGCAGGCAGTATTAAAAGCATATTCAAAAATAATAAGCTTAGAGTTATTCTTATAAGTTCTTCTTTTTATGATGCAATTTTTAAATCAATTAAAGATTATATTCAGCCGATTCTTAAAGTTATAATTATTGGTTCATTTATTACTAGTGATATAAATATAAAAGATGCAAAACTTAAAATTTATCTTGGAATAATATATGGTATATTTTATATAGTTAGCTCATTTGCATCAAAAAATGTTTATAGAATTACTAATAAAATAAATTCAACTAGACTAATGGAATTATCATTTGATTTAATGGGTATCTTAAGTTTAATAATATTTTTTGGAATGAAAATGAATTCACTATTATTTGTAGTAGCTGTTTTTTTTATTCTTTATGTTTTAAAAGATTCGAGAAGACCAATTTTTGTCGATGTTTGTGGTGACAATATGAAAAAAACGGAAAGAGCAACAGTTCTTTCTATTGATAGTCAAATTAAATCACTATTTGTAATTATTCTAGCGCCGCTATTTGGTTTTATAGCAGATAATTATTCAATTAATATATTGTTTTTAATTATTGGCATATTTATTTTAGTATTTAATAGGTTTTTAAAAATTGATAAAAGATGA
- the hepT gene encoding type VII toxin-antitoxin system HepT family RNase toxin — MANDVIYNKVSIIEKCIDRINEEYLGNPDNLENFTKQDSIILNIQRASEAAIDLAMHIISENSLGIPQNSRDGFEILYKNEFIDLKLCTKLKAMVGFRNIAVHDYQEINIEIIEKIIDKHIYDIKEFSKVCLKLIK; from the coding sequence ATGGCAAATGACGTTATTTATAACAAAGTATCTATAATTGAAAAATGTATTGATAGAATAAATGAAGAGTATTTAGGAAATCCTGATAATCTAGAAAATTTTACAAAACAAGATTCAATTATTTTGAATATACAAAGAGCATCAGAGGCGGCAATAGATTTGGCTATGCATATTATTTCTGAAAATTCACTAGGTATTCCGCAAAATAGTAGAGATGGTTTTGAAATATTATATAAGAACGAATTTATTGATTTAAAGCTTTGTACCAAATTAAAAGCTATGGTTGGTTTTAGAAATATAGCGGTGCATGATTATCAAGAAATAAATATTGAAATTATTGAGAAAATAATTGATAAACATATATATGATATAAAAGAATTTAGTAAAGTTTGTTTAAAATTAATAAAGTAA
- the mntA gene encoding type VII toxin-antitoxin system MntA family adenylyltransferase antitoxin, with protein sequence MDKHIEKIIIEYLVGKINPRLIMIFGSFAKGNFNDYSDIDIGYLSSEKLDKYEEFLIKEELANILSRDIDLININTASTVFKMQIFSSGKKIYTDNTNFVDEFIIRAYKDYCLLNEERQIILDKIKEKGEIYGK encoded by the coding sequence ATGGATAAACATATAGAAAAAATTATCATTGAATATTTAGTTGGAAAAATTAATCCAAGATTAATTATGATATTTGGTTCATTTGCTAAAGGTAATTTTAATGATTATAGTGATATTGATATCGGCTACTTATCAAGTGAGAAACTAGATAAATATGAAGAATTTTTGATTAAGGAAGAATTAGCTAATATACTTTCTCGTGATATAGATTTGATTAATATTAATACGGCGTCTACTGTGTTCAAAATGCAAATCTTTTCTTCTGGCAAAAAAATTTATACAGATAATACAAATTTTGTAGATGAATTTATTATTAGAGCATATAAAGACTATTGCTTACTTAATGAGGAAAGACAAATTATACTTGATAAAATCAAAGAAAAAGGTGAGATATATGGCAAATGA
- a CDS encoding DUF4143 domain-containing protein: protein MNKALRYDIRGKRILTRSDKYYLTDLGLAKINNTGFKTEIGSLIENVIYNELIHRGYEVYVGKTVKSEIDFIVMDGDKRSYYQVAYLLADQEVIKREFGAFDSVDDNYPKFVLSMDKYDFSRDGIIHKNIIDFLLDSDK from the coding sequence ATGAATAAGGCGCTTAGATATGATATAAGAGGAAAGAGAATACTAACAAGGTCAGACAAATATTATTTAACTGATCTTGGTCTTGCAAAAATTAATAATACAGGCTTTAAAACCGAGATAGGTTCTTTAATCGAAAATGTAATCTATAATGAATTGATTCATAGGGGATATGAAGTTTATGTTGGGAAAACAGTAAAAAGTGAAATAGATTTTATTGTTATGGATGGTGATAAACGAAGCTATTATCAAGTTGCTTACTTATTAGCTGACCAAGAAGTTATAAAGCGTGAATTTGGTGCATTTGACAGCGTAGATGATAATTACCCTAAGTTTGTTCTGTCGATGGATAAATATGATTTTTCAAGAGATGGAATTATACACAAGAATATCATTGATTTTTTACTTGATAGTGATAAATAA
- a CDS encoding ABC transporter ATP-binding protein, with product MSNKSSNTKKSKNTWKNIFKFLSPFYKNFIFLMLLMSSMAFIEAKFPLMTRRLIDDYIETKDLSNINMYILGYSVLIFLSTIVTKLFFMVSGRLEVETSYLFRHKGFEKLQKLSFSYYDKTALGWIMSRITSDVNRISETISWGLLDLFWGAFMMIIITFNMFRINVKLSLLTLSVVPLLVISSLYFQRKMIKTSRNVRKINSQITAAYSEGINGAITSKTLVLEEYNLNAFKILTRNMKNKSINSAMLSAIYLPIVLTLSSLGMAFALYYGGYSVSKNIISIGTIVLFINYSVLFFEPVREIARVFAELQVATASAERILELINEPLEIKDTKNIIDIYGDNFNPKKENWEKIKGDIEFENVSFYYNKEESILENFNLKIKSGQKIALVGETGSGKSTIVNLACRFYEPTKGKVLIDDVDYKKRSQLWLHSNIGYVLQTPHLFSGTIRENIRYGNLNASEDEMINAAKLANAYNFIQKLEKKWDTEVGEGGNLLSTGEKQLISFARAIIANPKIFILDEATSSIDAETEEIIQNAIQKILKGRTSFIVAHRLSTIKNADRILVLKKGKVIEDGTHTELMDYKGHYYNLYTNQFIEEKRSIVLSS from the coding sequence ATGTCTAATAAAAGCTCTAATACAAAAAAATCAAAAAATACTTGGAAAAATATATTTAAATTTTTATCCCCATTTTATAAAAATTTTATATTTTTAATGTTATTAATGAGTTCAATGGCATTTATAGAAGCTAAATTTCCATTAATGACTCGAAGACTAATTGATGATTATATAGAAACAAAAGATTTATCTAATATAAATATGTATATATTAGGATACAGTGTACTTATATTTTTAAGTACAATAGTTACAAAACTATTTTTTATGGTAAGTGGGCGCCTTGAAGTTGAAACTTCCTACTTATTTAGGCATAAAGGATTTGAAAAACTTCAAAAGCTATCATTTTCTTACTATGATAAAACAGCATTAGGATGGATTATGTCGAGAATAACATCCGATGTAAATAGAATATCTGAAACTATATCATGGGGACTTTTGGATTTATTTTGGGGAGCTTTTATGATGATAATTATTACTTTTAATATGTTTAGAATAAATGTTAAATTATCACTATTAACTCTATCAGTAGTTCCACTGCTTGTTATATCAAGTTTATATTTTCAAAGAAAAATGATAAAAACTTCTAGAAATGTGAGAAAAATTAATTCACAAATTACAGCTGCATATAGTGAAGGCATTAATGGTGCAATAACTTCAAAAACGTTGGTTTTAGAAGAATACAATCTAAATGCATTTAAAATATTAACAAGAAATATGAAAAACAAATCTATAAATTCTGCCATGCTTTCAGCCATATATTTGCCTATAGTATTAACACTTTCAAGCCTAGGAATGGCATTTGCATTATATTACGGTGGATATAGTGTTTCTAAAAATATAATTTCAATAGGAACGATTGTACTTTTTATAAATTATTCAGTACTGTTTTTTGAACCTGTTAGAGAAATAGCTAGAGTATTTGCGGAATTACAAGTGGCTACGGCGTCCGCTGAAAGAATTTTAGAACTTATAAATGAACCGCTTGAAATAAAAGATACAAAAAACATAATAGATATTTATGGTGATAATTTTAATCCCAAAAAAGAAAATTGGGAAAAAATTAAAGGCGATATTGAATTTGAAAATGTTAGTTTTTATTATAATAAAGAAGAAAGCATACTAGAAAATTTTAATTTAAAAATTAAAAGCGGTCAAAAAATAGCTTTAGTTGGAGAAACTGGATCTGGAAAAAGCACAATAGTAAACTTAGCATGTAGGTTCTATGAACCAACTAAAGGAAAGGTACTAATTGATGATGTTGATTATAAGAAAAGAAGTCAACTTTGGCTTCATTCAAATATAGGTTATGTACTGCAAACACCACATCTATTTAGTGGAACAATTAGAGAAAATATAAGGTATGGTAATTTAAATGCTAGTGAAGATGAAATGATAAATGCAGCAAAACTAGCTAATGCATATAATTTTATTCAGAAATTAGAGAAAAAATGGGATACAGAAGTAGGAGAGGGTGGAAATCTACTCTCAACGGGTGAAAAACAACTTATATCGTTTGCTAGAGCGATAATAGCAAACCCTAAAATTTTCATTTTAGATGAAGCTACTTCATCAATAGATGCTGAAACTGAAGAGATTATACAAAATGCTATACAAAAAATACTAAAAGGAAGAACCAGCTTTATAGTTGCACATAGATTATCGACAATAAAAAATGCAGATAGAATATTAGTTCTTAAAAAAGGAAAAGTTATAGAAGATGGAACACACACAGAGCTAATGGACTACAAAGGTCATTATTATAATCTATATACTAATCAATTTATAGAAGAAAAGAGAAGTATAGTTTTATCAAGTTAG
- a CDS encoding ABC transporter ATP-binding protein produces MNLLKKAYVYTENYRNNLIISYFAVIFSTIFYLLISQVIRISIDILSHNIEAKNGIITSFLRQIINRENFLESLLISSVLIVTLTIIRGVFTFLRSIHSNVAAEGIAKSLRDKLYGHISKLNYEYHIKASTGDTIQRCTSDINTVRRFLALQSTELFNSIFMFILVVILMFNMNVKMTFIGIVLMPIIVIYSYYFSKKVHFLFTEVDESEANLSTALEENISGVRVVRAFGMQAYEIEKFDLKNKDLKEKIFKLINYIGNYWSISSLIALTQNAVVLIFGAFMVVDGKLTLGTLVAFTLLVNQMLFPIRQVGRILGDMSKAKVSIGRIEEILDEEAENYDEGITDHEFKGYIEFKNVNFSYDKRPILKNISFTIKPNEKIAILGTTGSGKSTLMYLLTRLYSNYTGTITLDGIDIKKFNKHYIRKNIGLILQEPFLFAKTIQENISVARPDADFKEIELAADISSVHSGILEFDKGYETLVGEKGVSLSGGQKQRISIARKVLTDAKVIIFDDSLSAVDIETDMNIRNNLKNFKKDATTILISHRISTLKEADKILVLENGEITAMGDHNDLLKISSLYKKINDIQKNQSA; encoded by the coding sequence ATGAACTTACTAAAAAAAGCATACGTATACACAGAAAATTACAGAAATAATCTTATAATTTCATATTTTGCAGTCATCTTTTCAACAATTTTTTACTTATTGATATCTCAAGTTATTAGAATTTCTATAGATATATTGTCCCATAATATAGAAGCTAAAAACGGTATTATAACCTCTTTTCTGAGGCAAATAATAAATAGAGAAAACTTTTTAGAATCACTTCTGATATCTAGTGTACTTATTGTTACATTAACTATTATCAGAGGTGTTTTTACTTTTTTGAGATCTATTCATTCAAATGTAGCTGCAGAAGGTATTGCAAAATCATTAAGAGATAAGTTATATGGTCATATTTCAAAATTAAATTATGAATATCATATTAAAGCTTCAACTGGTGACACAATTCAAAGGTGCACTTCTGATATAAATACGGTAAGACGGTTCTTGGCTTTACAGTCAACAGAATTATTTAACTCTATATTTATGTTTATACTAGTTGTAATATTAATGTTTAATATGAACGTAAAAATGACATTTATAGGTATTGTTTTAATGCCAATTATAGTTATTTATTCTTATTACTTTTCTAAAAAAGTTCATTTTTTATTTACAGAAGTAGATGAAAGTGAAGCTAATTTATCAACTGCATTAGAGGAGAATATAAGTGGCGTTAGAGTTGTTAGAGCCTTTGGTATGCAGGCCTATGAAATTGAAAAATTTGATTTGAAAAATAAGGACTTAAAGGAAAAAATTTTTAAATTAATAAATTATATAGGAAATTATTGGTCTATTTCTAGCTTAATAGCTTTAACGCAAAATGCTGTTGTTTTAATATTTGGTGCATTTATGGTTGTAGATGGTAAATTAACTTTAGGAACTTTAGTTGCCTTTACTTTACTAGTTAATCAAATGCTATTTCCAATAAGGCAAGTAGGAAGAATCTTAGGTGATATGTCAAAAGCAAAGGTTTCAATAGGTAGGATAGAAGAAATACTTGATGAAGAGGCCGAGAATTATGATGAGGGAATCACAGATCATGAATTTAAAGGTTATATAGAATTTAAGAATGTAAATTTTTCATATGATAAAAGACCAATACTAAAAAATATTTCTTTTACCATAAAGCCTAATGAAAAAATAGCTATACTTGGAACCACAGGTTCAGGAAAGTCAACTCTTATGTATCTTTTAACTAGACTTTATAGTAATTACACTGGCACAATAACCTTAGATGGTATAGATATTAAAAAATTTAATAAACACTATATTAGAAAGAATATAGGATTAATTTTGCAAGAACCTTTCTTATTTGCTAAAACGATTCAAGAAAATATTTCAGTAGCTAGACCAGATGCAGACTTTAAAGAAATAGAACTTGCAGCAGATATTTCAAGCGTACACTCTGGAATATTAGAATTTGATAAAGGCTATGAAACACTAGTTGGTGAAAAAGGTGTGTCGCTTTCAGGCGGACAAAAACAAAGAATTTCTATAGCTAGAAAAGTTCTAACTGATGCAAAAGTAATTATTTTTGATGATTCACTAAGTGCTGTTGATATTGAAACGGATATGAATATAAGAAATAACCTTAAAAATTTTAAAAAAGACGCTACTACTATTTTAATTTCACATAGAATTTCAACATTAAAAGAAGCTGATAAGATATTAGTTCTTGAAAATGGCGAAATTACTGCTATGGGAGATCATAATGATTTATTAAAAATTTCATCACTATATAAAAAAATAAACGACATACAGAAAAATCAATCAGCATAA
- a CDS encoding VOC family protein, producing MCIQTNDYEKSLEFYTNILGFELFKETKDFHNRRYNSWLKLDEFNIELQTSKNDDELTPWNKSISGIAHICFRVKDIEKTYSEIKEKGFTNFKAKNNQDVYAVNDKKLMKIVAPEGTIIEFRDSEIDK from the coding sequence ATTTGCATTCAAACTAATGATTATGAAAAATCATTAGAGTTTTATACAAATATTCTTGGTTTTGAATTATTTAAAGAAACTAAAGATTTTCATAATAGAAGATACAATTCATGGCTTAAATTAGATGAATTTAATATAGAACTGCAAACTTCTAAAAATGATGATGAACTAACACCGTGGAACAAAAGTATTTCTGGAATAGCTCATATTTGTTTTAGAGTAAAAGATATAGAAAAAACATATAGTGAGATAAAAGAAAAAGGTTTTACAAATTTTAAAGCTAAAAACAATCAAGATGTATATGCGGTTAATGATAAAAAACTAATGAAAATAGTGGCGCCAGAAGGAACTATTATTGAATTTAGAGATAGTGAGATTGACAAGTAA